In one window of Corallococcus macrosporus DNA:
- the pgm gene encoding phosphoglucomutase (alpha-D-glucose-1,6-bisphosphate-dependent): MAHPSAGKPLSRDLLINPDTLRAQYYDDTPDASVAEQRVAFGTSGHRGSAARRSFNEAHILAVAQALCEYRKQQGYDGPLFLGMDTHALSEPAQRSTLEVLAAHGVEVRYSDGATPTPVISHAILTYNRGRTSGLADGIVITPSHNPPEDGGIKYNPPNGGPADTNVTALVEKRANELMASGNKAVQRIPYERARASAMVKPYDFITPYVADLTNVVDLDVIRGAKLKLGADPLGGSNLHYWAPLAQKYGLDLTVVNPTLDPTFGFMPADHDGKIRMDCSSPYAMANLVKLKDQYALAFGNDTDSDRHGIVTRSQGLMNPNHYLAVCISYLFRNRPGWKADAAVGKTLVSSSLIDRVGKDLGRRVVEVPVGFKWFVDGLLDGSLGFGGEESAGASFLRKDGTVWTTDKDGIILDLLAAEILARTGKDPGEHYQDLARKFGAPLYTRIDQPATSAQKAALKKLSPEAVKATSLAGEPITQRLTRAPGNNADLGGLKVTTENGWFAARPSGTEDVYKIYAESFRDQTHLDTIVQEARAIVSEAFAAK; the protein is encoded by the coding sequence ATGGCACACCCTTCCGCTGGCAAGCCCCTTTCGCGCGACCTGCTGATCAACCCCGACACGCTGCGCGCGCAGTACTACGACGACACGCCCGACGCGTCCGTGGCCGAGCAGCGCGTGGCCTTCGGCACCTCCGGTCACCGGGGGAGCGCCGCGCGCCGCAGCTTCAACGAGGCGCACATCCTCGCGGTGGCGCAGGCCCTGTGCGAGTACCGCAAGCAGCAGGGCTATGACGGCCCGCTCTTCCTGGGCATGGACACGCACGCCCTCTCCGAGCCCGCCCAGCGCTCCACGCTGGAGGTGCTGGCCGCGCACGGCGTGGAGGTCCGCTACTCGGACGGCGCCACGCCCACACCGGTCATCTCCCACGCCATCCTCACGTACAACCGGGGCCGCACGAGCGGGCTCGCGGACGGCATCGTCATCACCCCGTCCCACAACCCGCCGGAGGACGGCGGCATCAAGTACAATCCGCCCAACGGCGGCCCCGCCGACACGAACGTCACCGCGCTGGTGGAGAAGCGCGCCAACGAGCTGATGGCCTCCGGCAACAAGGCCGTCCAGCGCATCCCCTACGAGCGGGCGCGCGCGAGCGCCATGGTGAAGCCATACGACTTCATCACCCCGTACGTCGCGGACCTGACGAACGTGGTGGACCTGGACGTCATCCGGGGCGCGAAGCTGAAGCTGGGCGCGGATCCGCTGGGCGGCTCCAACCTGCACTACTGGGCGCCGCTCGCCCAGAAGTACGGCCTGGACCTCACGGTGGTGAACCCCACCCTGGACCCCACGTTCGGCTTCATGCCCGCGGACCACGACGGGAAGATCCGCATGGACTGCTCGTCGCCGTACGCGATGGCGAACCTGGTGAAGCTCAAGGACCAGTACGCGCTCGCGTTCGGCAACGACACGGACTCCGACCGCCACGGCATCGTCACCCGCAGCCAGGGGCTGATGAACCCGAACCACTACCTCGCCGTCTGCATCAGCTACCTCTTCCGCAACCGGCCGGGCTGGAAGGCGGACGCGGCGGTGGGCAAGACGCTGGTGAGCAGCAGCCTCATCGACCGCGTGGGCAAGGACCTGGGCCGCCGCGTGGTGGAGGTGCCGGTGGGCTTCAAGTGGTTCGTGGACGGGCTCCTGGACGGCTCGCTGGGCTTCGGCGGCGAGGAGAGCGCGGGCGCGTCCTTCCTGCGCAAGGACGGCACCGTGTGGACCACCGACAAGGACGGCATCATCCTGGACCTGCTCGCGGCGGAAATCCTGGCGCGCACCGGCAAGGACCCGGGCGAGCACTACCAGGACCTGGCCAGGAAGTTCGGCGCGCCGCTGTACACGCGCATCGACCAGCCGGCCACGTCCGCGCAGAAGGCCGCGCTGAAGAAGCTGTCGCCGGAGGCGGTGAAGGCCACGTCACTGGCGGGCGAGCCCATCACGCAGCGCCTCACGCGCGCGCCGGGCAACAACGCGGACCTGGGCGGCCTCAAGGTGACGACGGAGAACGGCTGGTTCGCCGCGCGGCCGTCCGGCACGGAGGACGTGTACAAAATCTACGCGGAGAGCTTCCGCGACCAGACGCACCTGGACACCATCGTCCAGGAGGCGCGCGCCATCGTCAGCGAGGCGTTCGCCGCGAAGTAG
- a CDS encoding AmpG family muropeptide MFS transporter, translated as MKSRRIWLLMAVGFASGLPLWLTGVTLSAWMKNEGVNLKTIGIFSLVALPYTFKVLWAPLMDRYTLPFLGRRRGWMLLTQVLLMGAISAMGLVNPKDAPLHMACMAVVVTFLSASQDIVADAWRTDILPVEERGLGNSMYVTGYRMGMLVAGGLAFILSDHLGWSQTYYVMGLLMSVGVVATLLAPEPQSVRPPRNLADAVVRPFVDYFRRKYALGVLAFLVLYKLGDAIAASMVTPFYIELGFSNTEIGALSKTLGMVATIAGGLLGGVMMVKLSMRRALFIFGAAQGLTNLAFMALALVGKNDLMLAGTIAVDNVCTGLGVTAFAAFVMSLCHKSFSATQYALLSALGTIANRLIGSVSGYLATWMGWPTFFAFTAAAAIPALVLLMFLPEYAAQPQEDEPPAPEAAPPSSAAASVAVAR; from the coding sequence TTGAAGAGCCGGCGTATCTGGCTCCTGATGGCCGTCGGCTTCGCGTCCGGCCTCCCCCTGTGGCTGACCGGCGTCACGCTGTCCGCGTGGATGAAGAACGAGGGGGTCAACCTCAAGACGATTGGCATCTTCAGCCTGGTGGCGCTGCCCTACACCTTCAAGGTGCTGTGGGCGCCGCTCATGGACCGCTACACCCTGCCCTTCCTGGGCCGGCGGCGCGGCTGGATGCTGCTCACGCAGGTGCTGCTGATGGGCGCCATCTCCGCCATGGGGCTGGTGAACCCGAAGGACGCGCCCCTGCACATGGCCTGCATGGCCGTGGTGGTGACGTTCCTGTCCGCCAGCCAGGACATCGTCGCGGACGCGTGGCGCACGGACATCCTCCCGGTGGAGGAGCGCGGGCTGGGCAACTCGATGTACGTCACCGGCTACCGGATGGGCATGCTCGTCGCGGGCGGGCTCGCGTTCATCCTGTCGGACCACCTGGGCTGGTCCCAGACGTACTACGTGATGGGCCTGCTCATGTCCGTGGGCGTGGTGGCGACGCTGCTGGCCCCGGAGCCGCAGAGCGTGCGGCCTCCGCGCAACCTGGCGGACGCGGTGGTGCGGCCCTTCGTGGACTACTTCCGCCGCAAGTACGCGCTGGGGGTGCTCGCGTTCCTGGTGCTCTACAAGCTGGGGGACGCCATCGCCGCCAGCATGGTGACGCCCTTCTACATCGAGCTGGGCTTCTCCAACACGGAGATTGGCGCGCTCAGCAAGACGCTGGGCATGGTGGCCACCATCGCGGGCGGCCTGTTGGGCGGCGTGATGATGGTGAAGCTCAGCATGCGCCGCGCGCTGTTCATCTTCGGCGCCGCGCAGGGCCTCACCAACCTGGCGTTCATGGCCCTGGCGCTGGTGGGCAAGAACGACCTGATGCTCGCGGGCACCATCGCCGTGGACAACGTCTGCACGGGCCTGGGCGTCACGGCGTTCGCGGCCTTCGTCATGTCGCTGTGCCACAAGAGCTTCAGCGCCACGCAGTACGCGCTCTTGTCCGCGCTGGGCACCATCGCCAACCGGCTCATCGGCTCCGTGTCCGGCTACCTGGCCACGTGGATGGGCTGGCCCACGTTCTTCGCCTTCACCGCCGCGGCGGCCATCCCCGCGCTGGTGCTGCTGATGTTCCTGCCGGAGTACGCCGCCCAACCCCAGGAGGACGAGCCCCCCGCGCCGGAGGCCGCGCCGCCCTCCTCCGCCGCCGCGTCCGTCGCCGTGGCGCGCTGA
- a CDS encoding caspase family protein — MRASIPALLLASTAARADTLHRFALIAGNDTGGADTRPLSYARDDARKMHDLLTRLGGVAPADAKLLLDDDAKDFLVALSDLEQRARAAQARGERTALFVYYSGHAKDGALRLGTSQLGFDALKRRLADAPVDIRIAILDSCRSGALTRSKGARKAPAFDVESGAARDARGVVILTSSAADEDSQESDALGGSYFSHHLASGLLGDADRSGDGRVTLFEAYSHAYARTVADTADSSAGPQHPTFSYDLAGNGDLVLTDLRAAAEGLVVPGNAPAGAYYFVDPSGSVVAELDKAADTERRVALAPGTYRVKRRLSDRLRIGEVEVARGRTTILQEPRFKDAPFSDDPVKGAVLDKGAFWTFGLTGGFQSFFDPQTRQSLFLSVPLFGAEAELHDYFRRDWVWGFDAAVGGTNGVLSLPTLAGPAYRYSVVNVGTSLTAGWPMGRVSPFVGVRVAYLIMGRKFDDGAFADQRFAMVSPGLATGARFQLTRRLNLTARTRLQYLQYTVDAQRSLGFWELAALLTYEP; from the coding sequence ATGCGGGCGTCGATTCCCGCGCTACTTCTGGCATCCACCGCCGCGCGCGCGGACACGCTGCACCGCTTCGCGCTCATCGCGGGCAATGACACGGGTGGCGCGGACACGCGACCCTTGAGCTACGCGCGCGATGATGCGCGCAAGATGCACGACCTGCTCACGCGGCTGGGCGGCGTGGCTCCGGCCGACGCGAAGCTCCTCCTGGATGACGACGCAAAGGACTTCCTCGTCGCACTGTCGGACCTGGAGCAGCGGGCCCGCGCGGCCCAGGCTCGCGGTGAGCGGACCGCGCTGTTCGTCTACTACTCCGGCCACGCGAAGGACGGCGCGCTGCGGCTGGGCACCTCGCAGCTCGGCTTCGACGCGCTCAAGCGCCGGCTGGCCGACGCGCCCGTGGACATCCGCATCGCCATCCTCGACTCCTGCCGCTCCGGCGCGCTCACCCGCAGCAAGGGCGCCCGCAAGGCCCCGGCCTTCGACGTGGAGTCCGGCGCGGCCCGCGATGCCCGGGGCGTCGTCATCCTCACCTCCAGCGCCGCGGACGAGGACTCGCAGGAATCGGACGCGCTGGGCGGCAGCTACTTCTCCCACCACCTGGCCAGCGGACTGCTCGGCGACGCGGACCGCAGCGGCGACGGACGCGTGACGCTCTTCGAGGCGTATTCGCACGCCTACGCCCGCACCGTCGCGGACACCGCCGACAGCAGCGCAGGCCCCCAGCACCCGACCTTCAGCTACGACCTGGCGGGCAACGGCGACCTGGTCCTCACCGACCTGCGCGCGGCCGCCGAAGGCCTCGTCGTCCCCGGCAACGCTCCCGCGGGCGCCTACTACTTCGTGGACCCCAGCGGCAGCGTGGTGGCGGAGCTGGACAAGGCCGCGGACACCGAGCGCCGCGTGGCCCTGGCCCCCGGCACCTACCGCGTGAAGCGCCGCCTCAGCGACCGGCTGCGCATCGGCGAGGTGGAGGTCGCTCGCGGACGCACGACCATCCTGCAGGAGCCGCGCTTCAAGGACGCGCCCTTCTCCGACGACCCGGTGAAGGGCGCCGTGCTGGACAAGGGCGCCTTCTGGACCTTCGGGCTCACCGGCGGCTTCCAGTCCTTCTTCGACCCCCAGACGCGCCAGTCCCTCTTCCTCTCCGTGCCCCTGTTCGGCGCGGAGGCGGAGCTGCACGACTACTTCCGCCGCGACTGGGTCTGGGGCTTCGACGCGGCGGTGGGCGGCACGAACGGAGTGCTCTCCCTGCCCACGCTGGCGGGGCCGGCGTACCGCTACTCCGTGGTGAACGTGGGCACCAGCCTCACCGCCGGGTGGCCCATGGGCCGCGTCTCCCCGTTCGTGGGCGTGCGCGTCGCGTACCTCATCATGGGCCGCAAGTTCGACGACGGGGCGTTCGCGGATCAGCGCTTCGCCATGGTGTCGCCGGGCCTGGCGACCGGCGCGCGCTTCCAGCTCACGCGCCGCCTGAACCTCACCGCGCGCACCCGCCTGCAGTACCTCCAATACACCGTCGACGCGCAGCGCTCCCTGGGGTTCTGGGAGCTGGCCGCGCTCCTCACGTACGAGCCATGA
- a CDS encoding DUF4384 domain-containing protein, protein MSAHESSWTLRRLHAGELPAPEATRAREHAEACEACGATLRSFVEAQAAFEAEVPFERFEAGVERARARQVKAAAEPETRTRWVRPLMAVAASVVLLVLVRPLLENQGTTDPVRPSVTGNRLKGGAAAELRIGGGADPQRVASPEAPEALQPGERVRLGYTADAYRYVAALSVDAQGEVTPLYPEAGDSLAVEPGVGTHWLPESVEFTGAGAERVVLVLTDAPVSMDALSDAARRAFDAAGRDVTRMAPLDVAGAQTQWILLKP, encoded by the coding sequence ATGAGCGCGCACGAGTCGAGCTGGACATTGCGCCGCCTGCACGCCGGCGAGCTGCCCGCCCCGGAGGCCACCCGCGCCCGGGAGCATGCGGAGGCGTGCGAGGCGTGTGGCGCGACGCTCCGGTCGTTCGTGGAAGCGCAGGCCGCCTTCGAGGCGGAGGTGCCCTTCGAGCGCTTCGAGGCTGGCGTGGAGCGGGCCCGCGCGAGGCAGGTGAAGGCCGCCGCGGAACCGGAGACGCGGACGCGGTGGGTCCGGCCGCTGATGGCGGTGGCGGCGTCCGTGGTGCTGCTGGTGCTGGTGCGGCCGCTGCTGGAGAACCAGGGAACGACGGATCCGGTCCGGCCTTCCGTGACGGGTAATCGCCTCAAGGGCGGCGCGGCCGCGGAGTTGCGAATCGGTGGGGGTGCGGATCCGCAGCGGGTGGCGAGCCCGGAGGCACCGGAAGCGCTTCAGCCCGGTGAGCGCGTGCGGCTGGGTTACACGGCGGACGCGTACCGCTACGTGGCCGCGCTGTCGGTGGATGCCCAGGGAGAGGTGACGCCGCTGTATCCGGAGGCCGGAGACAGCCTCGCGGTGGAGCCGGGCGTGGGAACGCACTGGCTGCCGGAGAGCGTGGAGTTCACCGGCGCGGGAGCGGAGCGCGTGGTGCTGGTGCTGACGGACGCACCCGTGTCGATGGACGCGCTGAGCGACGCGGCCCGGAGGGCTTTCGATGCCGCGGGGCGTGACGTGACGCGAATGGCGCCGCTGGACGTGGCGGGCGCGCAGACGCAGTGGATCCTCCTGAAGCCATGA
- a CDS encoding RNA polymerase sigma factor: MTGPTPLALKVVPSRSNEDRRAVLRELYVKYGGSVRERCRYLLKDASRAEDAMHDVFARVLVHGDSFRAEASPLTWLMKIATHHCLNQLRSEGAAWRKWFARDEAARPEGHGGAETMETRDLVRKLLARVDAETQAAAIHYHVDGMTLEEVAAVLGRSVPTVRKRLEQFAELGGEELSVR, translated from the coding sequence GTGACCGGACCGACCCCGCTGGCCCTGAAGGTGGTGCCTTCCCGTTCCAACGAGGACCGGCGGGCCGTCCTGCGCGAGCTGTACGTGAAGTACGGCGGCAGCGTGCGTGAGCGCTGCCGCTACCTGCTGAAGGACGCGAGCCGGGCGGAGGACGCGATGCACGACGTCTTCGCCCGGGTGCTCGTGCACGGGGACTCGTTCCGGGCGGAGGCGTCCCCGCTCACGTGGTTGATGAAGATCGCCACGCACCACTGCCTCAACCAACTGCGCTCGGAAGGGGCGGCGTGGCGCAAGTGGTTCGCGCGGGACGAGGCGGCCCGCCCGGAAGGCCATGGCGGGGCGGAGACGATGGAGACGCGCGACCTGGTGCGCAAGCTGCTGGCCCGGGTGGACGCGGAGACGCAGGCGGCGGCCATCCACTACCACGTGGACGGGATGACCCTGGAAGAGGTGGCCGCGGTGCTGGGGCGTTCGGTGCCCACGGTGAGGAAGCGGCTGGAGCAATTCGCGGAGCTGGGTGGAGAGGAGCTGAGCGTCCGATGA